CGCTGCCGACCGATTTTTCGGCACGCATCGCGCGCAATACGCAGATCGTCATCCAGGAAGAAACGGGGATGACCAAGGTCGTCGATCCGCTTGGCGGCTCCTACTATGTCGAAGCGCTGACACAGGAACTGGTCGACAAGGCGTGGGAGATCATCGAGCGCGTCGAGAGGGAGGGCGGCATGGCCAAAGCCGTCGCCGCCGGCTGGCCCAAGGCGATGATCGAGGAAGCCGCCGCCGCCCGGCAGGCGCGCGTCGACCGCGGCGAAGACGTGATCGTCGGCGTGAACAAATATCGCCTCAAGGACGAGGATCTGCTCGAAACGCTGGAGGTCGACAACACCAAGGTCCGCGAAGCGCAGGTCGCGCGGATCAATCGCGTGAAGGCGAGCCGTGACGAGGCGGCGTGCCGGGCGGCGCTCGATGCGCTGCGGAGGGCGGCGGCGGCACCGCAATCGATCGAAACGAACCTGCTGGCGCACGCCGTTGAAGCCGCGCGTGCGCGTGCGACGCTGGGAGAAATCTCGTCGGCGATGGAGGAAAGCTTCCAGCGTTACGCCACCCAGCCGACCCCGGTGAAGGGCGTCTATGCCGCGCCTTATGCGGGCGACGACCGCTGGCAACAGGTGCTCGACGGGGTGAAGGCGGTCGAACGCCGGATGGGCCGCAAACCGAAGCTGCTCGTCGCCAAGATGGGGCAGGACGGGCACGACCGCGGCGCCAATGTCATCGCCTCGGCGTTCGGCGACATGGGCTTTGACGTCGTGTCGGGACCGCTGTTCCAGACGCCCGAAGAGACGGTGGTGCTGGCGCTCGAAAACGAGGTCGATGTCGTCGGCGCATCGAGCCTCGCGGCGGGTCACAAGACGCTTATCCCCGAACTTATCCACAAGCTGAAAGAAGCGGGGCGCGGCGACATCAAGGTGATCGCGGGCGGGGTGATCCCGCCGCAGGATTATCAATATCTGCGCGACGCGGGGGTGCAGGGGATTTACGGCCCCGGCTCGAACGTCGTGGAATGCGCGGCCGATGTGCTGCGCTTGCTGGGGCATAATATGCCGCCGATTGGAGAAGCTGCGTGACCAATGTGAATCTCTCTACCCCGCTCGTGTCGAGCGAAGTCGAGACACCCATCAACCGTAAGCCCAGCCCGAGGGGCATCTCGACTTCGCTCGATGCGAACGGGGAAGGGGAGATGCGCACCGACTGGACCCGCGAGGAAATCGCCGCCCTGTTCGACCTGCCGTTCGACGAACTGATGTGGGAGGCGCAAGGCGTCCACCGCCGCCATCACGCGCGCGGCGAAATCCAGCTCTGCACCCTGCTCAGCATCAAGACCGGCGGCTGCGTCGAGGATTGCGGCTATTGCTCGCAGTCGGCGCACGCCGACACCGGCCTGAAAGCGACCAAGCTGATGGACGTGCGCGCGGTGCTGCAAGCCGCGGCGCAGGCGAAGGATGCGGGGTCGAAGCGCTTCTGCATGGGCGCCGCGTGGCGCAACCCCAAGGACCGCGACATGCCCGCGATCGTCGAGATGATCGAAGGCGTGCGCGCGATGGGCATGGAAACCTGCATGACGCTGGGGATGCTGAGCAAGGAACAGGCGCAGGTGCTGGGCATGGCGGGGCTCGATTATTACAACCACAATATCGACACCTCGCCGGAACATTACGGCAATGTCATCACGACGCGGAGCTTTCAGGACCGTCTCGATACGCTGGAGGAAGTGCGCGCGGCGGGGATCAACGTGTGCAGCGGCGGCATCGTCGGCATGGGCGAGACGCGCGCCGACCGGGTGGGTTTCATCCACACGCTTGCGACCCTGCCCGAACATCCGGGCAGCGTACCGATCAACGCACTGGTGCCGGTGAAGGGGACCGTGCTCGGCGACATGCTGGCCGACACCCCGCTCGCCAAGATCGACGATATCGAGTTCGTCCGCACCGTCGCGGTGGCGCGCATCACCATGCCGAAGTCGATGGTCCGCCTGTCGGCGGGCCGTGAAAGCATGTCGGAGGCGACGCAGGCGCTCTGCTTCATGGCGGGCGCGAACAGCATCTTCACCGGCGACAAGCTGCTGACGACCGCGAACGCGGGTGACAATGCCGACGCGGCGCTGTTCGCGAAGCTGGGGCTGCGGCCGATGGAGAGCGAAGAGCCGATGCGGATGGAGGCGGCGGAGTGAAATATTGGCGGCCAGCCATCGTGACGTTGCTGATCGTCGCGCTTCTTTACTGGCTGATGTTCGCGTCGGGCATGTTCATGCACGGCGATCCGATTGAATGATTCCCCTCCCGCTTGCGGGAGGGGTTAGGGGAGGGCCTGTTCCCTCTGTGGAAGTTTCGATCTTCGTTTGCGGACAGGCCCTCCCCCGGCCCCTCCCGCAAGCGGGAGGGGAGTGAAGAGTGTTCAAGAAAATCCTGATCGCCAACCGCGGCGAAATCGCCTGCCGCGTCATCAAGACCGCGCGCCGCATGGGCATCGCGACGGTCGCCGTCTATTCGGACGCCGATGCGCGCGCGCCCTTTGTCCAGATGGCTGACGAGGCGGTGCATATCGGGCCGTCGCCCGCGTCCGAATCCTATCTGGTCGCCGACAAGATCATCGCCGCGTGCAAGGCGACGGGCGCCGAGGCGGTGCATCCGGGCTATGGCTTCCTGTCCGAGCGCACCAGCTTCGCCGAGGCGCTCGCGAAGGAAAATATCGCCTTCATCGGCCCGCCGGTGAACGCGATCGCGGCGATGGGCGACAAGATCGAGTCGAAGAAGCTCGCGAAAGAGGCGGGGGTCAATGTCGTCCCCGGCTTCGTCGGCGAGATCCGCGACACCGAACATGCGGTCGAGATTTCGAACGAGATCGGCTATCCGGTGATGATGAAGGCGTCGGCGGGCGGCGGCGGCAAGGGGATGCGCCTCGCCTATGACGAGAAGGACGTCCGCGAGGGGTTCGAGGCGACCAAGCGCGAGGGGCTCAACAGCTTTGGCGACGACCGCGTGTTTATCGAGAAGTTCATCCTCAACCCGCGCCATATCGAAATCCAGATCCTCGGCGATCAGCACGGCAACATTCTCTACCTCAACGAGCGCGAATGCAGCATCCAGCGGCGGCATCAGAAGGTCGTCGAGGAAGCGCCGTCGCCCTTCGTCACGCCGAAGATGCGTCAGGCGATGGGCGAGCAGTGCGTCGCGCTGGCGCGCGCGGTCGGCTATTACAGCGCAGGCACGGTCGAGCTGATCGTGTCGGGCGCCGACCCGACGGGCGAGAGCTTCTACTTCCTCGAAATGAACACGCGGCTGCAGGTCGAGCATCCGGTGACCGAGGCGATCACCGGCATCGACCTGGTCGAGCAGATGATCCGCGTCGCCGCGGGCGAAAAGCTGGAGATGACGCAGGACGACATCAAGATCGACGGCTGGGCGATCGAGAATCGCGTCTATGCCGAAGATCCCTATCGCGGCTTCCTGCCCTCGACCGGGCGGCTCGTGCGCTACCGCACCCCCGTTCCCGCATGGACGGGCGACGAGCGCGGCGTCGATGGTGTGCGCGTCGATGCGGGGGTTGAGGAGGGCGGCGAGGTGTCGATCTTCTACGACCCGATGATCGCGAAGCTGGTGACATGGGGCAAGACGCGCGACGAGGCGGCGGACCTTCAGGTCGCGGCGCTCGACCGTTTCGAGATCGAGGGGCTGGGCCACAATATCGATTTCGTGTCGGCGATCATGCAGCACCCGCGCTTCCGCTCGGGCGAACTGACGACGGGCTTTATCGCCGAGGAATATCCCGAGGGGTTCCACGGTGCCGACACCAGCGAGGATGTGACCCAGGCACTCGCCGCCATCGCGGGCTTTATGGCGAGCGCCGAAGCCGACCGCGCACGGCGCACCGACGGACAGCTCGGCGACCGGCTCGACCCGCCCGCCAAGTGGCAGGTGACCATCGGCGGCGCGAGCCACAAGGTGAAGATCGGCCGCAAGCACATCAAGGTCGATGGTGAGAAGGTCGATATCGCGCTCGAATATACGCCGGGCGACCGGTTGGTGGTCGCCGAGATCGACGATAGCGAGCTTGCGGTGAAGGTCGCCAAAACGCGCACCGGCTGGCGCATGACGACGCGCGGGCGCATCCATGACGTGCGCGTGCTGCCTTGGCATGTCGCACCACTCGCAAGCCATATGATCGAGAAGATCCCGCCCGACCTGTCGAAGTTTCTGATCTGCCCGATGCCCGGCTTGCTTGTCGCGCTGCATGTGGGCGAGGGCGACAAGGTCGAGGCAGGTCAGCCGCTCGCGACGGTCGAGGCGATGAAGATGGAAAATATCCTGCGCGCCGAAAAAGCGGGCGTTGTGAAGTCGGTCAATGCAGCGCAGGGCGACAGCCTGGCGGTCGATGCCGTGATTTTGGAGATGGAGTGACCGCAGAATAGAAATGCCGTGCTCCCGCAAAGGCGGGAGCCCATCTTCGGTCGGTGCAAATTTGAATCCACCGGCGATGGGTCCCCGCCTTCGCGGGGACACGCGAAGGAAGATCGCAATGCACCTGAACCACGACACCGACGCCCCCGCCGCCGACCCCATCAGCTTCGACGATTTCCTCCGTGTCGACATCCGGATCGGCACGATCGTCGAAGCCGCACCCTTTCCCGAAGCGCGCAAGCCCGCGTTCAAGCTGAAGATCGACTTCGGCCCCACGATCGGCGTGAAGAAAAGCAGCGCGCAGATCGTCGAACGGTACATGCTGGAGGAACTGGTCGGGCGACAGGTCGCCGCGGTCGTCAACTTCCCGCCGCGCCAGATCGGCAAGTTCCTGTCCGAAGTCTTGACGCTGGGCTTTGCCGACGCCGAAGGCGCGGTGATCCTGTTTGCGCCCGACCGTTCCGTGCCGAACGGATCGCGGCTGTTTTGACTATTGTGCAGGCTTCGGGGTGGAGAGCCGGCCCGTCGTCTCTTTCGGTTCGCATCGAGCCCTTCGACTGGCTTGCAGGCGCTCCGGATAAACCAGGGTCGAGATGCCTATCGGGGTTGTGCGATGCCGATGGGTGTCTCGACTTCGCGCGACACAAACGGATTGGGGAGGCGGCAACGGATCGTTTCGGTCGTAATCGGTCGTCTGGCTCAATCCTCCACCAATGCCACCGCCCGGATCCACCCCGCGCTGGCGCGTTCGATCTTCACTGGAAAGCAGCTGAAGGTGAAGCCGGTCGCCGGGATCGCCGACAGGTTGGTCAGCTTCTCGATCTGGTAATAGGGCCGGATGCGGCCCGCCTTGTGGCCCTCCCAGATGATCGAAGGATCGCGCGTTTCGGCCCAGCGCTTGGCCGTGTGGCTGAACGGCGCGTCCCAGCTCCACGCGTCGGTGCCGACAACCTGCACGCCGCGCTCGGTGAGGTAAAGCGTCGCCTCGGCGCCCATGCCGCAGCCCTGGTCGATGAAATTGTCGCTGCCATAGACCGCGCCCGACTGGACGAGCACAATGTCGAAGGGTTGCAGGTCATGCCCGATGCGCGCCAGTTCGGCCTCGACCTCGGCAGCGCTCACGACATGACCGTGGGGGCGATCCGAAAAGTCTAGCTTCACTCCGGGGCGAAAAAACAGGTCGAGCGGCGCCTCGTCGATCGACGGGGCAGGGGATGCGCCGCCGTCGGTGGTCGAATGATAATGCCAGGGCGCGTCCATGTGGGTGCCGTTGTGCGTGCTCAATGACAGCATCTCGACCGCCCAGCCCTCGCCGTCGGGCAGGTCTTCGCGCGTCAGTCCGGGGAAGAACATCGCAATCTGCTCCCACGTCTGGTCGTGGGTCATATAGCTGATCTGCGGTCGCATCACCGGCGGGTCGGACACGACGTCGTTGGTGATCGGGATCGAAAGGTCGATGAACTGCATGATGCACAGCTTGCCATCCAAATGACGTCACGCCAAGAAGGCTTGCGCGGTGGCGCAGGCCAGCTAAACCCACCCAAACCCGTTTGTGTCGAGCAAAGTCGAGACACCCTTCGCTCGTGCATGTCTTAAGGGCATCTCGACTTTGGTTTATCCGGAGCGCCTGCAAGGCAGCCGAAGGGCTCGACGCGAACGGGAGGGGACAGGCCGGGGAGGCCAAGGGAGAGCATATGACCGATGCAGCCGCCGTCGCCGACCATGGCGCGGTCTATCAGCCGACGCAGAAAGATATCCGCATGGTCATCGCCGCATCGTCGGCGGGGACGGTGTTCGAATGGTATGATTTCTTCATCTACGGCACGCTCGCGGCGATCATCGGCAAGGCCTTTTTCCCAAGCGACAATGCGACCCTCGAAACCCTGCTCGTCTGGGCCGGCTTTGCGGTCGGTTTTGGATTCCGCCCGCTCGGTGCCGTCCTCTTCGGCTTCCTCGGCGACCGGCTGGGCCGCAAATATACCTTCCTCGTAACCGTTACCCTGATGGGCATCGCGACTGCGGGGGTCGGGATGATCCCGTCGGCGGCGACGATCGGCGTCGCCGCGCCAATCATCGTCATCCTGCTGCGGATATTGCAGGGGCTCGCGCTTGGTGGCGAATATGGCGGCGCGGCCATCTATGTCGCCGAACATTCGCCGCCCGGAAAGCGGGGTTTCTATACCAGCTTCATCCAGGCGAGCGTCGTCGGCGGCTTCGTGCTCAGCCTGATCGTTGTGCTCGGGTGCAAGGCGCTGATGCCCGATGCCGTCTGGGAAAGCTGGGGGTGGCGCGTGCCCTTCCTCCTGTCGCTCATCCTGCTCGGTATTTCGCTGTGGATGCGCCTCAAACTTTCCGAAAGCCCGGTCTTCCAGGCGATGAAGCAGGAGGGCGAACTGGCGCGTAATCCGCTGAAGGAAAGCTTTACCTATCCGGGCAATCCGCGGCGCATCTTCATTGCGCTGTTCGGCATCGCTGCCGGGCTCACGGTGATCTGGTACACGGCGATGTTCTCCGGCCTCTCCTTCCTCAAAGGCCCGATGAAGGTCGAGGAGACCGCCGCCGAAATCATCGTCGGCTGCGCTGCCGCAGTCGGCATGGGCTTTTTCATCTGGGCAGGCCGCCTGTCGGACCGCATCGGGCGGAAAAAGC
This DNA window, taken from Sphingopyxis alaskensis RB2256, encodes the following:
- the scpA gene encoding methylmalonyl-CoA mutase, which encodes MSDKPTIADWQAAAEKEVKGKDLTWHTPEGIDVKPLYTAEDVREDPGLPGFAPFTRGVRASMYAGRPWTIRQYAGFSTAEESNAFYRRNLAAGQKGLSVAFDLATHRGYDSDHPRVVGDVGKAGVAIDTVEDMKILFDGIPLDQMSVSMTMNGAVIPILAFFIVAGEEQGVDRKLLDGTIQNDILKEFMVRNTYIYPPEPSMRIISDIFGYTSREMPKFNSISISGYHMQEAGATQVQELAFTIADGAEYVRYGVASGLDIDKFAGRLSFFFAIGMNFFMEIAKLRAARVLWHRVMTNLGAKDERSKMLRTHCQTSGVSLTEQDPYNNVIRTTIEAMAAMLGGTQSLHTNALDEAIALPTDFSARIARNTQIVIQEETGMTKVVDPLGGSYYVEALTQELVDKAWEIIERVEREGGMAKAVAAGWPKAMIEEAAAARQARVDRGEDVIVGVNKYRLKDEDLLETLEVDNTKVREAQVARINRVKASRDEAACRAALDALRRAAAAPQSIETNLLAHAVEAARARATLGEISSAMEESFQRYATQPTPVKGVYAAPYAGDDRWQQVLDGVKAVERRMGRKPKLLVAKMGQDGHDRGANVIASAFGDMGFDVVSGPLFQTPEETVVLALENEVDVVGASSLAAGHKTLIPELIHKLKEAGRGDIKVIAGGVIPPQDYQYLRDAGVQGIYGPGSNVVECAADVLRLLGHNMPPIGEAA
- the bioB gene encoding biotin synthase BioB encodes the protein MRTDWTREEIAALFDLPFDELMWEAQGVHRRHHARGEIQLCTLLSIKTGGCVEDCGYCSQSAHADTGLKATKLMDVRAVLQAAAQAKDAGSKRFCMGAAWRNPKDRDMPAIVEMIEGVRAMGMETCMTLGMLSKEQAQVLGMAGLDYYNHNIDTSPEHYGNVITTRSFQDRLDTLEEVRAAGINVCSGGIVGMGETRADRVGFIHTLATLPEHPGSVPINALVPVKGTVLGDMLADTPLAKIDDIEFVRTVAVARITMPKSMVRLSAGRESMSEATQALCFMAGANSIFTGDKLLTTANAGDNADAALFAKLGLRPMESEEPMRMEAAE
- a CDS encoding acetyl-CoA carboxylase biotin carboxylase subunit, with protein sequence MFKKILIANRGEIACRVIKTARRMGIATVAVYSDADARAPFVQMADEAVHIGPSPASESYLVADKIIAACKATGAEAVHPGYGFLSERTSFAEALAKENIAFIGPPVNAIAAMGDKIESKKLAKEAGVNVVPGFVGEIRDTEHAVEISNEIGYPVMMKASAGGGGKGMRLAYDEKDVREGFEATKREGLNSFGDDRVFIEKFILNPRHIEIQILGDQHGNILYLNERECSIQRRHQKVVEEAPSPFVTPKMRQAMGEQCVALARAVGYYSAGTVELIVSGADPTGESFYFLEMNTRLQVEHPVTEAITGIDLVEQMIRVAAGEKLEMTQDDIKIDGWAIENRVYAEDPYRGFLPSTGRLVRYRTPVPAWTGDERGVDGVRVDAGVEEGGEVSIFYDPMIAKLVTWGKTRDEAADLQVAALDRFEIEGLGHNIDFVSAIMQHPRFRSGELTTGFIAEEYPEGFHGADTSEDVTQALAAIAGFMASAEADRARRTDGQLGDRLDPPAKWQVTIGGASHKVKIGRKHIKVDGEKVDIALEYTPGDRLVVAEIDDSELAVKVAKTRTGWRMTTRGRIHDVRVLPWHVAPLASHMIEKIPPDLSKFLICPMPGLLVALHVGEGDKVEAGQPLATVEAMKMENILRAEKAGVVKSVNAAQGDSLAVDAVILEME
- a CDS encoding tRNA-binding protein, with translation MHLNHDTDAPAADPISFDDFLRVDIRIGTIVEAAPFPEARKPAFKLKIDFGPTIGVKKSSAQIVERYMLEELVGRQVAAVVNFPPRQIGKFLSEVLTLGFADAEGAVILFAPDRSVPNGSRLF
- a CDS encoding cyclase family protein — translated: MQFIDLSIPITNDVVSDPPVMRPQISYMTHDQTWEQIAMFFPGLTREDLPDGEGWAVEMLSLSTHNGTHMDAPWHYHSTTDGGASPAPSIDEAPLDLFFRPGVKLDFSDRPHGHVVSAAEVEAELARIGHDLQPFDIVLVQSGAVYGSDNFIDQGCGMGAEATLYLTERGVQVVGTDAWSWDAPFSHTAKRWAETRDPSIIWEGHKAGRIRPYYQIEKLTNLSAIPATGFTFSCFPVKIERASAGWIRAVALVED
- a CDS encoding MFS transporter, encoding MTDAAAVADHGAVYQPTQKDIRMVIAASSAGTVFEWYDFFIYGTLAAIIGKAFFPSDNATLETLLVWAGFAVGFGFRPLGAVLFGFLGDRLGRKYTFLVTVTLMGIATAGVGMIPSAATIGVAAPIIVILLRILQGLALGGEYGGAAIYVAEHSPPGKRGFYTSFIQASVVGGFVLSLIVVLGCKALMPDAVWESWGWRVPFLLSLILLGISLWMRLKLSESPVFQAMKQEGELARNPLKESFTYPGNPRRIFIALFGIAAGLTVIWYTAMFSGLSFLKGPMKVEETAAEIIVGCAAAVGMGFFIWAGRLSDRIGRKKPIVWGYGATLLLLFPLFWWMGSVGNPALAAAAERAPVVVSGSQCSFDPFAQSQATACGRTLGELTKLGVPYTVVETPGGFDSVTVRIGGREVAGEDPALLRPALEAMGYDFAKQVPGAGGIAIIFLALLGLSALSGFTYGPVAALLSEMFPPHVRYSSLSIPYHIGTGYFGGFLPLIASFIIAKTGNAYAGLWYTWGVVLAAFLITAFMLRDPVEGKWDRAGGAAAPTS